A stretch of the Mesorhizobium huakuii genome encodes the following:
- a CDS encoding haloalkane dehalogenase, producing MSSKTDPSQASVATARRSQIAVLDSTMSYIEVGTSGPTVLFLHGNPTSSHIWRNIIPHIAPFGRCIAPDLIGYGQSGKPDIDYRFFDHVRYLDAFLDALDISDVVLVAQDWGTALAFHLAARRPRRILGLAFMEFIRPFERWEDFHQRPQAREMFKALRTPGVGEKLVLEDNVFVEKVLPASVLRTMSNEEMAAYRAPFPTPESRKPVLRLPRELPIEGQPADVAAISEHDHRALRLSTYPKLLFAGDPGALISPQAAKEFAAGLKNCRFINLGPGAHYLQEDHADAIGSAIAGWLPEVVLANRMGELA from the coding sequence ATGAGTTCGAAGACCGACCCGTCTCAAGCCAGCGTTGCCACAGCGAGACGTTCGCAGATAGCCGTACTCGATTCGACCATGTCCTATATCGAGGTCGGCACATCCGGCCCGACCGTGCTGTTCCTGCACGGCAACCCGACCTCATCCCATATCTGGCGCAACATCATTCCGCATATCGCGCCGTTCGGCCGCTGCATCGCGCCTGACCTGATCGGCTATGGCCAGTCCGGCAAGCCCGACATCGACTATCGCTTCTTCGACCATGTCCGCTATCTCGATGCCTTCCTCGACGCGCTCGATATCAGCGATGTGGTGCTGGTGGCGCAGGATTGGGGCACCGCGCTTGCGTTTCATCTCGCGGCACGGCGGCCGCGGCGCATCCTCGGCCTCGCCTTCATGGAATTCATCCGGCCCTTCGAGCGCTGGGAGGATTTTCACCAGCGCCCGCAAGCCCGCGAAATGTTCAAGGCGCTCCGCACGCCGGGTGTCGGCGAAAAGCTGGTCCTGGAAGACAATGTCTTCGTCGAAAAGGTGCTTCCGGCCTCGGTGCTGCGTACGATGAGCAACGAGGAGATGGCAGCCTACCGGGCGCCGTTCCCAACGCCAGAGTCGCGTAAGCCAGTGCTGCGCCTGCCCCGAGAATTGCCGATCGAAGGGCAGCCCGCCGACGTTGCCGCCATCAGCGAGCACGATCATCGCGCGCTGCGGCTGTCCACCTATCCGAAACTGCTGTTCGCCGGCGATCCCGGCGCGTTGATTTCGCCGCAGGCGGCAAAGGAGTTCGCGGCCGGGCTGAAGAACTGCCGCTTCATCAATCTCGGGCCCGGCGCGCACTATCTGCAGGAGGATCATGCCGACGCGATAGGAAGCGCCATTGCCGGCTGGCTTCCGGAGGTCGTTTTGGCGAACCGGATGGGCGAGTTGGCCTGA
- a CDS encoding VOC family protein, producing the protein MQKITTCLWFDDKAEEAMNFYVSIFKNSKVLSVMRWPEGHADEGKALVTTFELDGVQFQALNGGPQFKFSEAISQSIDCKTQEEVDYFWDRLIEGGGEPSQCSWLKDRFGVSWQVVPEQLPRLLLDPDRAKAGRVMAAMMQMSKIDIAKIEEAAKG; encoded by the coding sequence GTTCGACGACAAGGCCGAAGAGGCGATGAATTTCTACGTCTCCATCTTCAAGAACTCGAAGGTGTTGAGCGTGATGCGTTGGCCCGAAGGTCACGCCGATGAAGGCAAGGCGCTGGTGACCACGTTCGAGCTCGACGGCGTGCAGTTCCAGGCGCTCAACGGCGGACCGCAATTCAAGTTCAGCGAGGCGATATCACAGTCGATCGACTGCAAGACGCAGGAAGAGGTGGATTATTTCTGGGACAGGCTCATCGAAGGTGGCGGCGAACCGTCGCAATGCAGCTGGCTGAAGGACAGGTTCGGCGTCTCCTGGCAGGTCGTGCCGGAGCAATTGCCGCGCCTGCTTCTGGATCCGGATCGGGCCAAGGCCGGCCGGGTGATGGCGGCGATGATGCAGATGAGCAAGATCGACATCGCCAAGATCGAAGAGGCGGCGAAGGGGTGA
- a CDS encoding peptide chain release factor 3, whose protein sequence is MPETIPEEVARRRTFAIIAHPDAGKTTLTEKLLLFGGAIQLAGEVKAKKDKIQTRSDWMKIERERGISVVTSVMTFEYEDNVFNLLDTPGHEDFADDTYRTLSAVDSAVMVIDAAKGIEPRTLKLFEVCRLRDIPIITFVNKMDRESRDPFEILDEIEQKLALDTAPITWPIGRGRTFSGTYHLALNAVRKGDDEKERTPVNGPDSNRVAGLLPENEREAFIEELELAREACRPLDIDAFREGHLTPVYFGSALRNYGVRDLIEALGAFGPPPRAQDADTRKVEATEDKMTSFVFKIQANMDPNHRDRIAFVRVCSGKLERGMKAKLVRTGKPMSLSAPQFFFARTRVTADEAFAGDVVGIPNHGTLRIGDTLTEGEEILFRGVPNFAPEILRRVRLGDAMKAKKLKEALHQMAEEGVVQLFSPEDGSPAIVGVVGALQLDVLKERLNFEYTLPVEFEMSRFSVCRWISADDKAETLRFIEAHRGDIARDLDNDPVFLAQHAFSLNYEAERWKAIRFATIKDYQVRDRAA, encoded by the coding sequence ATGCCTGAAACAATACCAGAGGAAGTGGCGCGCCGCCGCACCTTCGCGATCATCGCGCACCCGGACGCCGGCAAGACCACGCTCACCGAAAAGCTGCTGCTGTTCGGTGGCGCCATTCAGCTTGCCGGCGAGGTCAAGGCCAAGAAGGACAAGATCCAGACCCGTTCCGACTGGATGAAGATCGAGCGCGAGCGCGGCATTTCGGTCGTCACCTCGGTGATGACCTTCGAGTACGAGGACAATGTCTTCAACCTGCTCGACACGCCCGGCCACGAGGACTTCGCCGACGACACCTACCGCACGCTGTCGGCGGTCGACTCGGCCGTTATGGTCATCGACGCCGCCAAGGGCATCGAGCCGCGCACGCTGAAACTGTTCGAGGTCTGTCGGCTGCGCGACATTCCGATCATCACCTTCGTCAACAAGATGGACCGCGAAAGCCGCGATCCGTTCGAGATTTTGGACGAGATCGAGCAGAAGCTGGCGCTGGACACCGCCCCCATCACTTGGCCGATCGGCCGCGGCAGGACATTTTCCGGCACCTATCATTTGGCGCTCAACGCGGTGCGCAAGGGCGACGACGAGAAGGAGCGCACGCCGGTCAACGGTCCCGATTCCAACCGCGTCGCCGGGCTGCTGCCGGAAAACGAGCGCGAGGCCTTCATCGAGGAACTGGAACTCGCGCGCGAAGCCTGCCGACCTCTTGACATTGATGCCTTCCGCGAGGGCCACCTGACGCCGGTCTATTTCGGCTCGGCGCTGCGCAATTACGGCGTGCGCGACCTGATCGAGGCGCTCGGCGCCTTCGGCCCGCCGCCGCGCGCGCAGGATGCCGACACCCGCAAGGTCGAGGCGACCGAGGACAAGATGACCTCCTTCGTCTTCAAGATCCAGGCCAACATGGACCCCAACCACCGCGACCGCATCGCTTTCGTGCGCGTCTGCTCGGGCAAGCTCGAGCGCGGCATGAAGGCCAAACTGGTGCGCACGGGCAAGCCGATGAGCCTGTCGGCGCCGCAATTCTTCTTCGCCCGCACCCGCGTCACGGCGGACGAAGCCTTCGCTGGCGACGTCGTCGGCATCCCCAATCACGGCACGCTGCGCATCGGCGACACGCTGACCGAGGGTGAGGAAATCCTGTTCCGCGGCGTGCCGAATTTCGCCCCGGAAATCCTGCGCCGCGTCCGCCTTGGCGACGCGATGAAGGCGAAAAAACTCAAGGAAGCGCTGCACCAGATGGCCGAGGAAGGCGTCGTGCAGCTGTTCTCGCCCGAGGACGGCTCACCGGCAATCGTCGGCGTCGTCGGCGCCCTGCAGCTCGACGTGCTGAAGGAGCGGCTGAACTTCGAATACACGCTGCCGGTCGAATTCGAAATGTCGCGCTTTTCCGTCTGCCGCTGGATTTCGGCTGACGACAAAGCCGAGACGCTTCGCTTTATCGAAGCGCATCGCGGCGACATCGCCAGGGACCTCGACAATGACCCGGTGTTTTTGGCGCAGCACGCCTTCTCGCTGAACTACGAGGCCGAACGCTGGAAAGCCATCCGCTTCGCCACGATCAAGGACTACCAGGTCCGCGACAGGGCGGCGTAG